Proteins from a genomic interval of Trifolium pratense cultivar HEN17-A07 linkage group LG6, ARS_RC_1.1, whole genome shotgun sequence:
- the LOC123892452 gene encoding ELMO domain-containing protein A translates to MSSKTLRRRLHHGDVDGKRQEHFDASGLDSLNEPLLGGDDYIENNKIHTLEDLWDDERKKAQIHWTFVFSNLIAQWAQWLANIVIGSGSLLGRFLSLPSHALYLQSNSMLPQPLSPVQEERLRNLRQRLELPFDGSKTEHQDALLQLWKLAYPDRELPPLKSDLWKEMGWQGSDPSTDFRGGGFISLENLIFFAQKYPVSFQRLLLKQDGVRAEWEYPFAVAGINISFMLVQMLDLHAVYPSSLSGICFLRLLEEDETAFDILFCIAFQMMDAQWLAKRATYMEFNEVLKSTRTQLERELALEDISSIKDLPAHNMLR, encoded by the exons ATGTCTTCAAAAACATTGAGGAGAAGACTCCATCACGGGGACGTTGATGGGAAAAGGCAGGAGCATTTTGATGCTTCGGGATTAGATTCTTTGAATGAACCCTTGTTGGGGGGTGATGATTATATTGAGAATAATAAG ATACATACACTTGAAGATTTGTGGGATGATGAGAGAAAGAAGGCGCAAATTCATTGGACATTTGTATTTTCGAACCTCATTGCGCAATGGGCACAGTGGTTAG CGAACATTGTAATAGGGTCTGGATCTCTTCTTGGTCGTTTTTTATCTCTTCCTTCTCATGCTCTTTACTTGCAAAGCAATAGCATGCTGCCTCAACCTCTTAGCCCTGTGCAG GAAGAAAGACTAAGAAACTTACGGCAACGACTTGAACTCCCCTTTGATGGTTCTAAAACAGAGCACCAA GACGCTCTTTTACAATTGTGGAAATTGGCTTATCCTGACAGGGAGCTTCCTCCACTTAAGTCAGATCTTTGGAAGGAAATGGGATGGCAAGGTTCAGACCCATCAACAGATTTTAG GGGTGGAGGATTTATATCATTAGAGAACCTCATCTTTTTTGCACAAAAGTATCCA GTTTCATTCCAGCGATTATTGCTTAAACAAGATGGAGTCAGAGCAGAGTGGGAATACCCATTTGCAGTAGCTGGAATCAATATTTCATTTATGTTGGTGCAGATGTTGGATCTTCACGCAG TTTATCCATCTTCTCTGTCAGGAATCTGTTTTCTACGGCTGCTTGAGGAGGATGAAACAGCATTTGATATTCTTTTTTGCATCGCATTTCAAATGATGGATGCTCAGTGGCTAGCAAAGCGTGCTACATATATGGAATTTAAC GAAGTTTTGAAGTCAACAAGAACACAGTTAGAGCGCGAGCTTGCTCTAGAAGACATCTCCAGTATAAAAGATTTACCTGCTCACAACATGTTGAGATGA